In the genome of Deinococcus gobiensis I-0, the window ACCGCCAGAGCCTTCACTCCTACCATGCCCATACAGGAAGATGGACACGCGTAGGGCCCGGCCTCTACCGACTCCCCACGCTGCCTCTGACGCCCGAGGACCAATACGTCCGACTCAGTCTCTGGAGCCGCAACCAGAGCGACCAACCACAAGGCGTCTTCGGCTTCGAGACGGCCCTCACCATCCATGACCTCAGTGACCTGATGCCCGCCCGGCTCCACATGATCGTGGCACCGAACTTCCGGAAGAAGCCCCCGCCCGGTCTGATTCTGCACACAGCTGTCCTGCCCGCTTCAGACCTTCAGCAGCGCACGGCCTACCAGGTCACCACCCCCCTTCGGACCTTGCTGGACATCGCGGGAAGTCCCACAAGTCCCGAACACCTGCACTCTGGACTGTCCGAGGCTCTTGAACGTGGCCTTATTCGACGACGCCGACTTGAGGAACGCCTTCTGGACCCATCTACACCTCCCCAGGCCAGGAAACGCCTGCTCGTTGCTCTGGAAGCGCTATGAGATACACCACCGCTGCCGCTTTCCGCCGCGCTCTGGATGACCGGCTCAGTCGTCAGGGCCTCGTGGACGGAATGGACGTCTCACGGCTCCAACGCCAGGTGACCTACGAGCGCTTCCTGGCACGGCTCTTCCGAGTCACTGGCGACACCTGGGTCCTCAAGGGGGGGTACGCCCTTGAGCTCCGGTTGGGCGGGCAGGCCCGGGCCACGAAAGACCTGGATTTCCTGGCGCCGCTGGAAGCTGACCTGTTGGACACCCTTCAGGAGACCGCTGAGCAGAACCTTGGAGATCACTTCGAGTTTCAGGTCGAGCTCCCCAGAAAAGGCAGGCTGACTGGCCCACCGGAGGGCGGGCAGCGATTCCGGGTGACGGGTCGACTGGATGGACGTCCCTATGCCACGTTCTCGGTCGATGTCGGGCAGGGTGACCTGCTCCTGAGTCCACTCGACCAGCTGCCGGCCCGCGTTGACGTGACCTTCGCGGGGTTGCCTGAAGAGACCTTCCCTATCTATCCCCGTGCAGAGCACTTTGCCGAGAAGCTCCATGCCTACACCCGACCTCGGAGTTCTGGGGAGAACACACGCGTAAAGGATCTGTTGGACCTGAGCCTGTTGCTGTCCGATCCGGCATTCCCGCCAGCACAGGCTGTGGCCAAAACTGTGCGCGCTGTGTTCGAGCACTACGGCACGCACCCGGTGCCACAGGTGATTCCCCTGCCGCCCAGAACCTGGCAGGACACCTACCAGGAGACCGCCCAGGAGCTGCAGCATCCCGTGACGGACATGGATGAGGCGGTCAGGGAGATCCAGCGCTTCCTTCAGTCTGGT includes:
- a CDS encoding nucleotidyl transferase AbiEii/AbiGii toxin family protein; protein product: MRYTTAAAFRRALDDRLSRQGLVDGMDVSRLQRQVTYERFLARLFRVTGDTWVLKGGYALELRLGGQARATKDLDFLAPLEADLLDTLQETAEQNLGDHFEFQVELPRKGRLTGPPEGGQRFRVTGRLDGRPYATFSVDVGQGDLLLSPLDQLPARVDVTFAGLPEETFPIYPRAEHFAEKLHAYTRPRSSGENTRVKDLLDLSLLLSDPAFPPAQAVAKTVRAVFEHYGTHPVPQVIPLPPRTWQDTYQETAQELQHPVTDMDEAVREIQRFLQSGHSTL
- a CDS encoding type IV toxin-antitoxin system AbiEi family antitoxin domain-containing protein; the encoded protein is MSGLPTALLLSREENLYAAAVAQAGYFTAKQALDAGYRQSLHSYHAHTGRWTRVGPGLYRLPTLPLTPEDQYVRLSLWSRNQSDQPQGVFGFETALTIHDLSDLMPARLHMIVAPNFRKKPPPGLILHTAVLPASDLQQRTAYQVTTPLRTLLDIAGSPTSPEHLHSGLSEALERGLIRRRRLEERLLDPSTPPQARKRLLVALEAL